In a genomic window of Cuculus canorus isolate bCucCan1 chromosome Z, bCucCan1.pri, whole genome shotgun sequence:
- the LOC128850355 gene encoding uncharacterized protein LOC128850355 has translation MATQLEDRCPICLDSWEEPSFVMPCLHQFCYPCILRWADEKPECPLCKTGITSILHSVRADDDYVEHVIAPPETPTVIVRQGEGAPVDPAAQDLHHPGAPQPHAQHRALVGGLQPEQWARLFQALPSFLESLLPWLRATLRHIFSGSPSEAAMVGDMAIDILTSHGMDEQHLVHMLQDSLLDYTEAFVHELIRVAVQRCRREAFRLLGLGLPAPAQSHAAAPQHPLQTGSPAPRPTPSVGVPAANPRPPLSSLPEEEEAQEEPEVPMPGPSTSSQGRERSPVRPPQRTRRRRASSSEDAPGNKRPRKK, from the coding sequence ATGGCCACACAGCTGGAGGACCGCTGTCCCATCTGCCTGGACAGCTGGGAGGAGCCCAGCTTTGTCATGCCATGCCTCCACCAATTCTGTTACCCCTGCATCCTGCGGTGGGCTGATGAAAAGCCCGAGTGCCCCCTCTGCAAGACGGGGATCACTTCCATACTGCACTCGGTGCGAGCGGACGATGACTACGTGGAGCATGTCATCGCTCCACCTGAAACACCGACAGTCATCGTCCGCCAGGGGGAAGGAGCTCCTGTTGACCCAGCTGCCCAGGACCTCCACCACCCTGGAGCGCCCCAACCACACGCCCAGCACAGAGCTCTGGTGGGCGGCCTCCAGCCAGAGCAATGGGCGAGACTTTTCCAGGCCCTCCCGTCCTTCCTGGAGTCCCTGCTCCCCTGGCTCCGGGCTACACTCCGGCACATCTTCAGCGGCAGCCCGAGCGAGGCAGCCATGGTGGGGGACATGGCTATTGACATCTTGACCAGCCATGGGATGGACGAACAACATCTAGTCCACATGCTGCAGGACTCCCTCCTTGACTACACCGAGGCGTTTGTGCACGAACTCATACGTGTCGCTGTGCAACGGTGCCGCAGGGAAGCCTTTCGTCTGCTGGGCCTGggtctcccagccccagctcagTCCCATGCAGCAGCCCCACAACATCCGCTGCAGACAGGCTCCCCGGCACCTCGTCCAACGCCATCGGTGGGAGTCCCAGCAGCCAATCCCCGTCCCCCGTTGTCCTCACTGCCGGAGGAAGAGGAGGCCCAGGAGGAGCCAGAAGTCCCCATGCCCGGACCCAGCACTTCCAGCCAGGGCAGGGAACGCTCCCCTGTCCGACCACCGCAGCGGACTCGAAGGAGGAGGGCCAGCAGCTCGGAGGACGCTCCAGGCAACAAGaggccaagaaaaaaataa